From the genome of Glycine max cultivar Williams 82 chromosome 2, Glycine_max_v4.0, whole genome shotgun sequence, one region includes:
- the LOC100797016 gene encoding DNA polymerase I A, chloroplastic/mitochondrial gives MEVSALRPHCPLCRRCFSSPFSLPSLLPSQPLQRRKMQSFQISYNGLRNSTVLRNFVQSRADFSCCLKGTSVGLNKYNGARYKRNFLCKSPVCISSMKISNASTGTLEEMTEEEELNSLRPCEMQVRTVGMAACNNEFSTTTLGKKLSGGDYRGWTMAKDKLTENKKEMNGSNKFERENGSFSASNGIASIAQNQAVPRNGDSIIVLQDPGTHAPSSVNYSVLNNSKVLTDSEKVIHQYNGSSLGIGKEKVIVVNGDHGLDETAKDSTNATLTKQACGTDQSKLRDRLCSIYDDILVVDNIPLAEEVSKMLTTKYRHLIYACDTEVAKIDVKQETPVDHGEITCFSIYCGPEADFGGGKSCIWVDVLDGGGKEILEKFAEFFSDSSIKKVWHNYSFDCHVIENYGFKVSGFHADTMHMARLWDSSRHLDGGYSLEGLTGDRRVMSRAQLNHEKDLTGKVSMKTIFSKKKLKKDGSEGKTSIIAPVEELQREERIPWICYSALDASSTLKLYESLKSHLSDMPWKFDGLPVYGKTMYDFYNEYWRPFGELLVMMESEGMLVDRAYLESIEKVAKAEQEVAVNRFRKWATRYCPDAQYMNVGSDSQLRQLLFGGIVNRKDSSQTLPTERIFKIPNVDNVIEEGKKAPKKFRDIKLTSLGYNLETEMYTATGWPSVSGDALKALAGSISADYDFFDEDCNLDDLDDEDENPSQSQVASVKIDKSAYGTAYAAFPTEEEGREACHAIAALCQVCSINSLISNFILPLQGHNISGKDLRVHCSLNINTETGRLSARRPNLQNQPALEKDRYKIRQAFIAAPGNSLIVADYGQLELRILAHLADCKSMLEAFEAGGDFHSRTAMNMYPHIREAVEKKEVLLEWHPQPGEDKPPVPLLKDAFASERRKAKMLNFSIAYGKTPVGLSKDWKVSVKEAKKTVDLWYNDRKEVLQWQEERKKEARVLHCVYTLLGRARRFPLMAQANTYQKGHIERAAINTPVQGSAADVAMCAMLQISKNKRLKELGWKLLLQVHDEVILEGPTESAEVAKSIVVECMSKPFNGKNILKVDLSVDAKCAQNWYSGK, from the exons ATGGAGGTCTCTGCTTTAAGGCCACACTGCCCTTTATGCCGCCGCTGCTTCTCAAGTCCCTTCTCTCTTCCTTCCCTTTTACCTTCTCAGCCTCTCCAACG AAGAAAAATGCAGTCATTCCAAATTTCGTACAATGGCCTCCGTAACAGCACTGTTCTTAGAAATTTTGTACAATCTAGAGCAGATTTCTCATGCTGTCTGAAGGGCACATCTGTGGGGTTAAATAAATACAATGGCGCGAGGTATAAGCGTAATTTTCTGTGCAAGAGTCCAGTTTGCATTTCATCTATGAAAATTTCAAATGCATCAACTGGCACGTTGGAGGAAATGACGGAGGAGGAAGAGCTGAACTCTTTGCGTCCGTGTGAAATGCAAGTTAGGACAGTGGGCATGGCTGCTTGCAACAATGAATTTTCCACAACCActttaggaaaaaaattgtcCGGTGGTGATTATAGAGGCTGGACTATGGCAAAAGATAAgttaactgaaaataaaaaggaaatgaaTGGCTCAAATAAATTTGAGAGGGAAAATGGCAGTTTTTCTGCATCTAATGGAATTGCTTCCATTGCTCAGAACCAGGCTGTTCCTAGGAACGGGGATAGCATTATTGTACTGCAGGATCCTGGTACACATGCCCCATCTTCTGTTAACTATTCTGTATTAAACAATTCAAAGGTGTTAACAGATTCTGAAAAGGTGATTCACCAGTATAACGGATCTTCTTTGGGGATTGGTAAAGAGAAAGTCATTGTAGTCAATGGTGATCATGGTTTGGATGAAACTGCAAAGGATTCAACTAATGCAACACTTACTAAACAGGCATGTGGTACCGACCAATCAAAGCTCCGGGATAGGCTTTGTAGTATATATGATGATATTCTGGTTGTTGATAATATTCCTCTTGCAGAGGAAGTTTCTAAGATGCTTACAACAAAGTACCGGCATCTTATTTATGCATGTGATACCGAG GTGGCCAAGATAGATGTCAAACAAGAAACTCCTGTAGATCATGGGGAGATAACATGCTTCAGCATTTATTGTGGTCCAGAAGCTGATTTTGGAGGTGGAAAGTCTTGTATCTGGGTAGATGTTCTTGATGGTGGAGGCAAAgagattttagaaaaatttgCTGAATTTTTTAGTGACTCTTCCATCAAGAAG GTCTGGCATAATTATAGCTTTGACTGTCATGTTATAGAGAATTATGGATTCAAAGTTTCTGGATTTCATGCTGATACAATGCACATGGCACGATTATGGGATTCTTCAAGACATTTGGATGGGGGTTATTCTCTTGAAGGACTTACTGGTGACAGAAGGGTCATGTCTAGGGCTCAGCTGAACCATGAAAAGGATTTGACTGGTAAGGTGTCAATGAAAACTATATTTagtaagaaaaaattgaaaaaggatGGATCTGAGGGTAAAACAAGTATCATTGCTCCTGTTGAAGAGCTACAGAGAGAGGAGCGTATACCTTGGATATGCTATTCTGCCTTAGATGCTAGCAGCACTTTGAAGCTGTATGAGAGCCTAAAGAGCCATCTTTCAGACATGCCCTGGAAATTTGATGGCCTGCCAGTTTATGGGAAAACCATGTATGATTTCTACAATGAATATTGGCGACCATTTGGTGAGCTTCTAGTCATGATGGAATCTGAGGGAATGCTAGTTGATCGGGCTTATCTCGAAAGCATAGAAAAGGTGGCCAAAGCAGAGCAAGAGGTAGCTGTTAATAGATTCCGCAAATGGGCCACTAGGTATTGCCCTGATGCCCAATATATGAATGTGGGAAGTGATTCACAGTTGCGCCAGCTGCTTTTTGGTGGCATCGTGAACAG AAAGGACTCCAGTCAGACACTTCCAACTGAACGAATATTCAAAATTCCCAATGTTGATAATGTGATTGAAGAAGGCAAGAAGGCTCCAAAAAAATTTCGTGATATAAAGTTGACGAGCCTAGGTTATAACCTGGAGACTGAGATGTACACAGCAACTGGTTGGCCGTCAGTTAGTGGTGATGCTTTAAAGGCCCTGGCTGGAAGTATTTCCGCTGATTATGACTTTTTTGATGAGGATTGTAACTTGGATGAtcttgatgatgaagatgaaaatCCTTCTCAAAGTCAAGTTGCATCTgtaaaaattgataaatctGCATATGGGACAGCCTATGCAGCTTTTCCAACAGAGGAAGAAGGGAGAGAAGCCTGCCATGCAATTGCTGCTTTATGTCAAGTCTGTTCAATCAACTCTTTGATCTCCAACTTCATCCTTCCCCTGcag ggacataatatatcaggAAAAGATCTCCGTGTTCATTGTTCCTTAAATATCAACACAGAGACTGGACGCTTGTCAGCAAGAAGGCCAAATCTGCAG AATCAACCTGCTCTGGAAAAGGACCGATACAAAATCCGTCAAGCATTCATTGCTGCACCTGGGAATTCTCTTATAGTTGCTGATTATGGACAG CTGGAACTTAGGATTCTGGCACACCTCGCGGACTGTAAGAGCATGTTGGAAGCTTTTGAAGCTGGTGGAGATTTCCATTCAAGGACTGCAATGAATATGTACCCACATATTCGTGAAGCAGTTGAGAAAAAGGAAGTGCTTCTGGAGTGGCATCCTCAGCCTGGTGAAGATAAACCCCCTGTTCCTCTTTTGAAG GATGCCTTTGCTTCTGAAAGAAGAAAAGCTAAAATGCTTAACTTCTCAATTGCATATGGGAAGACTCCTGTGGGGCTTTCCAAGGATTGGAAG GTTTCTGTGAAAGAAGCTAAGAAAACAGTTGACCTTTGGTACAATGATAGAAAAGAGGTTTTGCAATGGCAAGAGGAGCGTAAAAAGGAAGCTCGTGTGTTACATTGTGTTTACACATTGCTAGGGCGAGCTCGGCGGTTCCCTTTGATGGCCCAAGCTAACACCTATCAAAAAGGTCATATTGAGCGAGCTGCTATTAATACTCCAGTGCAG